In Stenotrophomonas sp. ESTM1D_MKCIP4_1, a single genomic region encodes these proteins:
- a CDS encoding M48 family metallopeptidase, protein MRNDPFSRSSQQGPRRGLFGNIRWWVLLLAAGYAAFYWFSNRAVDPYTGEKVLIDSSLDASQEKALGLQAYQEILSQERPLDPNAQISRDIRAIAQRLIAKVDVVETALAQEHGVQPGHFSRDFEWEVNVIPSDQANAFCLPGGKMAVYTGLVPVARSTDAMAVVMGHEIAHALLRHGAQRMAQQKLTQIGQVAGAASGMDAQQQQMMMSAMGYGYLLPYARSHETQADEVGLMLAAAACFDPREAVPLWERMGQASGGQAPPEFSSTHPNPGTRIQNLQALMPKALEYRQKFCEQAR, encoded by the coding sequence ATGCGCAACGATCCCTTTTCCCGTTCGTCGCAACAGGGCCCGCGTCGCGGCCTGTTCGGCAACATCCGCTGGTGGGTGCTGTTGTTGGCAGCGGGTTACGCGGCGTTCTACTGGTTTTCCAATCGTGCGGTGGATCCCTATACCGGCGAGAAGGTGCTGATCGACAGCAGCCTGGATGCCAGCCAGGAAAAAGCGCTGGGCCTGCAGGCCTACCAGGAGATCCTGTCGCAGGAGCGGCCGCTGGATCCGAACGCGCAGATTTCGCGTGACATCCGCGCGATCGCCCAGCGTCTGATTGCCAAGGTGGACGTGGTGGAAACCGCGCTGGCCCAGGAGCACGGTGTGCAGCCGGGGCATTTCTCCCGTGATTTCGAGTGGGAGGTCAATGTCATTCCGTCCGATCAGGCCAATGCGTTCTGCCTGCCGGGCGGGAAGATGGCGGTGTACACCGGCCTGGTACCGGTGGCGCGCAGCACCGATGCCATGGCGGTGGTGATGGGCCATGAGATTGCCCATGCGCTGCTGCGGCATGGTGCGCAGCGCATGGCGCAGCAGAAGCTGACCCAGATCGGCCAGGTGGCCGGCGCGGCCAGCGGCATGGATGCGCAGCAGCAACAGATGATGATGTCGGCGATGGGCTACGGCTACCTGTTGCCCTACGCGCGCAGCCACGAAACCCAGGCCGACGAGGTGGGGCTGATGCTGGCGGCGGCGGCGTGTTTCGATCCGCGCGAGGCGGTGCCGTTGTGGGAGCGGATGGGGCAGGCCAGTGGCGGTCAGGCGCCGCCGGAATTTTCCTCGACCCATCCCAATCCCGGCACCCGCATCCAGAATCTGCAGGCGCTGATGCCGAAGGCGCTGGAGTACCGGCAGAAGTTCTGCGAGCAGGCGCGTTGA
- a CDS encoding DUF1684 domain-containing protein, producing the protein MRYRGMGGLLVAVLLAACSPSPQPVALAKEDPAFAAAQQQWRVQRYEELTRPDGWTALVGLHWLQYKSHFIGSGASSGIRLAVGPDKLGLLRREGEQWWFSPEAGVDVSLDGQPVRGRVRMNTDKDPAPTVLTFDGGKGQLSIIRRGPRDALRVKHADAAARRDFAGLQYWPGGADWQVQARFIAHPAGKTLPIVDITGLTTEMPNAGAVEFQRDGHSWRLEAIGAPGEPLFLVFADRTSGHGSYPAGRYLDVDAPAADGSVRIDFNHAYNPPCAFTPYATCPLAPPENRLDLRVDAGEKAYHLPEGDS; encoded by the coding sequence ATGCGTTATCGGGGAATGGGCGGACTGCTGGTCGCCGTGTTGCTGGCCGCCTGCAGCCCGTCGCCGCAGCCTGTGGCGCTCGCCAAGGAGGATCCGGCCTTTGCCGCCGCGCAGCAGCAATGGCGCGTGCAGCGGTATGAGGAGCTGACCCGGCCCGACGGCTGGACCGCCCTGGTCGGCCTGCACTGGCTGCAGTACAAGTCACACTTCATCGGCAGCGGTGCCAGCAGCGGCATCCGCCTGGCGGTGGGCCCGGACAAGCTCGGGCTGCTGCGGCGCGAGGGCGAGCAGTGGTGGTTCAGCCCGGAAGCCGGCGTGGACGTCAGCCTGGACGGCCAGCCGGTGCGCGGCCGCGTGCGCATGAACACCGACAAGGACCCTGCGCCTACCGTGCTCACCTTCGATGGTGGCAAGGGGCAGCTGAGCATCATCCGCCGCGGCCCACGTGACGCGCTGCGGGTGAAGCATGCCGATGCCGCCGCACGCCGTGATTTTGCCGGCCTGCAGTACTGGCCGGGCGGCGCGGACTGGCAGGTGCAGGCGCGTTTCATCGCGCATCCCGCCGGCAAAACCCTGCCGATCGTGGACATCACCGGCCTGACCACCGAAATGCCCAATGCCGGGGCCGTGGAATTCCAGCGCGACGGCCATAGCTGGCGACTGGAAGCGATCGGTGCGCCCGGTGAGCCCCTGTTCCTCGTATTTGCCGACCGCACCAGCGGCCACGGCAGCTATCCTGCCGGGCGCTATCTGGACGTCGATGCACCGGCCGCCGATGGCAGCGTGCGCATCGATTTCAACCACGCCTACAACCCGCCCTGTGCGTTCACCCCGTATGCGACCTGCCCGCTGGCACCACCGGAAAACCGGTTGGACCTGCGTGTGGATGCAGGCGAGAAGGCCTACCACCTGCCTGAAGGAGACAGCTGA
- the xseA gene encoding exodeoxyribonuclease VII large subunit: MQPRNNDVLTPSQLNTLARDLLEGSFPAIWVEAELGSVARPASGHLYFTLKDARAQLRAAMFRMKAQYLKFVPREGMRVLVRGKVTLYDARGEYQMVLDHMEEAGEGALRRAFEELKARLEAEGLFDPARKRPMPAHVQRLAVITSPTGAAVRDVLSVLARRFPLLEVDLLPTLVQGSTAAAQITRLLQAADASGRYDVILLTRGGGSLEDLWAFNDEALARAIAASGTPVVSAVGHETDFSLSDFAADLRAPTPSVAAELLVPDQRELALRLRRTAARMVQLQRHTMQQAMQRADRALLRLNAQSPQARLDMLRRRQVDLGRRLHAAFNQQQERRAARLRHAAAVLRGHHPQRQLDEMQRRLAALRGRPQAALQRLLQRDALRLRGLARSLEAVSPLATVARGYSILTRGDDGTLVREVGQVQAGDALQARVGDGVIDVLVK, from the coding sequence ATGCAGCCACGCAACAACGACGTCCTCACCCCCAGCCAGCTCAACACCCTCGCCCGCGACCTGCTGGAAGGCAGTTTCCCGGCGATCTGGGTTGAAGCCGAGCTGGGCAGCGTGGCCCGCCCGGCCTCCGGGCACCTGTACTTCACCCTGAAGGACGCGCGCGCGCAGCTGCGTGCGGCGATGTTCCGGATGAAGGCGCAGTACCTGAAATTCGTGCCGCGCGAAGGCATGCGCGTGCTGGTGCGTGGCAAGGTCACCCTGTACGACGCCCGTGGTGAGTACCAGATGGTGCTGGACCACATGGAGGAAGCAGGTGAAGGCGCGCTGCGCCGCGCCTTCGAGGAGCTGAAGGCGCGCCTGGAGGCCGAGGGTCTGTTCGACCCGGCACGCAAGCGGCCGATGCCGGCCCATGTGCAGCGCCTGGCGGTGATCACCTCGCCCACCGGTGCGGCCGTGCGGGATGTGCTGAGCGTACTGGCGCGCCGTTTTCCGCTGCTGGAAGTGGACCTGCTGCCGACCCTGGTCCAGGGCAGCACGGCCGCCGCGCAGATCACCCGCCTGCTGCAGGCGGCCGATGCCAGTGGCCGCTACGACGTGATCCTGCTGACCCGCGGCGGTGGTTCGCTGGAAGATCTGTGGGCGTTCAATGATGAAGCCCTGGCGCGTGCCATCGCGGCCAGTGGCACGCCGGTGGTCTCGGCGGTGGGTCACGAAACAGACTTCAGCCTGAGCGATTTCGCTGCCGACCTGCGCGCGCCGACGCCGTCGGTGGCGGCCGAACTGCTGGTGCCTGACCAGCGCGAACTGGCCCTGCGCCTGCGCCGCACGGCTGCGCGAATGGTGCAGTTGCAGCGGCACACGATGCAGCAGGCGATGCAGCGCGCCGACCGTGCGCTGCTGCGCTTGAATGCGCAGAGCCCGCAGGCGCGGCTGGACATGCTGCGCCGCCGCCAGGTGGATCTGGGCCGCCGCCTGCATGCGGCGTTCAACCAGCAGCAGGAGCGACGTGCGGCGCGCCTGCGGCATGCGGCAGCGGTGCTGCGCGGCCACCATCCGCAGCGCCAGCTGGATGAGATGCAGCGGCGCCTGGCGGCCCTGCGCGGCCGCCCGCAGGCGGCGCTGCAGCGGCTGCTGCAACGTGATGCCCTGCGCCTGCGCGGGCTGGCACGCTCGCTGGAAGCAGTGAGCCCGCTGGCGACGGTGGCACGGGGCTACAGCATCCTGACCCGCGGTGATGACGGCACGCTGGTACGCGAGGTCGGGCAGGTGCAGGCGGGGGATGCACTGCAGGCACGCGTCGGCGACGGCGTGATTGACGTGCTGGTCAAGTAG
- the tsaE gene encoding tRNA (adenosine(37)-N6)-threonylcarbamoyltransferase complex ATPase subunit type 1 TsaE encodes MTEFFLADSEATERLGQWLAATRPPQAVVELRGDLGAGKSTTARALLRALGVQGAIRSPTYTLVERYPLATGGEAWHLDLYRIGQAGELDFLGLDEGSAVLWLVEWPERGAGALPPTDLVVALEIEGQGRRVRLTGSSDAGREWLTRLPEGGDLRPISVD; translated from the coding sequence ATGACTGAATTCTTTCTGGCCGACAGTGAAGCCACCGAACGACTGGGCCAGTGGCTGGCTGCCACCCGTCCGCCGCAGGCGGTGGTTGAACTGCGGGGCGACCTCGGTGCCGGCAAGTCCACCACGGCGCGTGCGCTGCTGCGTGCGCTGGGCGTGCAGGGCGCCATCCGCAGCCCCACCTACACCTTGGTCGAGCGCTATCCGCTGGCCACGGGCGGCGAAGCCTGGCACCTGGACCTGTACCGCATCGGCCAGGCAGGAGAGCTGGATTTCCTCGGCCTGGATGAGGGCAGTGCGGTGCTGTGGCTGGTCGAATGGCCCGAGCGCGGGGCCGGCGCGTTGCCGCCCACCGATCTGGTGGTGGCGCTGGAAATCGAGGGGCAGGGGCGTCGTGTGCGTCTCACTGGCTCGAGCGACGCCGGCCGGGAGTGGCTGACCCGCCTCCCCGAAGGGGGCGACTTGCGGCCCATTTCTGTCGACTGA
- the queG gene encoding tRNA epoxyqueuosine(34) reductase QueG, whose amino-acid sequence MVPVPAPLDPAQAVARIRELARAHGFQRCGIAGIELGEDEAHLADWLGKGLYGTMEWMARHGTLRARPAELLPGTVRVISVGMDYSHKDDTEAWATLADPGRAYVARYALGRDYHKLMRNRLQKLASQINDEVAALGYRVFVDSAPVLERALARNAGLGWIGKHTCLIDRHGGSWFFIGEIYIDIPLPIDAPATAHCGTCTRCIDVCPTQAIIGPQRLDARRCISYLTIEHDGAIPEDMRPLIGNRIYGCDDCQLVCPWNKFAKRTDEADFRARNNLDTARLDQLFAWDEAEFLRRTEGSPIRRSGHERWLRNIAVALGNAPASADALAALHTRIDDPSPVVREHVQWALAQQGAR is encoded by the coding sequence ATGGTTCCCGTCCCCGCCCCTCTCGATCCCGCCCAGGCCGTCGCGCGCATCCGTGAACTGGCCCGTGCGCACGGCTTCCAGCGCTGCGGCATCGCCGGCATCGAACTGGGCGAGGATGAAGCGCACCTGGCCGACTGGCTGGGCAAGGGCCTGTACGGCACGATGGAGTGGATGGCCCGCCACGGCACCCTGCGCGCACGCCCGGCCGAACTGCTGCCGGGCACCGTGCGGGTGATTTCGGTGGGCATGGATTACAGCCACAAGGACGACACCGAAGCCTGGGCCACCCTGGCCGACCCGGGCCGCGCCTATGTCGCGCGATACGCGCTGGGCCGCGATTACCACAAGCTGATGCGCAACCGCCTGCAGAAGCTGGCCAGCCAGATCAACGATGAGGTGGCAGCGCTGGGCTACCGCGTGTTCGTCGATTCGGCGCCCGTGCTGGAACGTGCGCTGGCGCGCAACGCCGGGCTGGGCTGGATCGGCAAGCACACCTGCCTGATCGACCGCCACGGCGGCTCGTGGTTCTTCATTGGCGAGATCTACATCGACATTCCGCTGCCGATCGACGCACCGGCCACCGCCCATTGCGGTACCTGCACGCGCTGCATCGACGTCTGCCCCACCCAGGCCATCATCGGCCCGCAGCGGCTGGATGCGCGGCGCTGCATTTCCTACCTGACCATCGAACACGACGGCGCCATCCCCGAAGACATGCGGCCGCTGATCGGCAACCGCATCTACGGCTGCGACGACTGCCAGCTGGTCTGCCCCTGGAACAAGTTCGCCAAGCGCACCGACGAAGCGGATTTCCGTGCGCGTAACAACCTCGATACGGCGCGCCTGGACCAGTTGTTCGCCTGGGACGAGGCCGAGTTCCTGCGCCGCACGGAAGGCAGCCCGATCCGTCGGAGCGGCCATGAGCGCTGGTTGCGCAACATCGCCGTGGCACTGGGCAACGCGCCGGCCTCAGCCGATGCGCTGGCCGCCCTGCACACCCGCATCGACGACCCCTCGCCCGTGGTGCGTGAACACGTGCAGTGGGCGCTGGCCCAGCAGGGCGCGCGCTGA
- a CDS encoding N-acetylmuramoyl-L-alanine amidase — MRLGNRLIAICAAVGLGLTSVCAWAGEVRQVQLNTGATGTRAEIALVGSGGYKTLSLSSPNRLVIDFPDSSAVHNLKMPAAQGVVTAVRTGQPVPGTFRVVFDLAESVAPFRPQMQREGNESTLVIEWPGDGPATAASRPAPAATAPAAPSAASTTAAQSAQSHGDAARATALLTAQVQQQASASAAAPVAPAPAPTATPAQVAAAGISASSTPSASSPAAILAGQPTRAVVASAPASPPAAAPAAAPRPAMPSDASRVRMQPGMRHLVVAIDPGHGGQDPGAIGPTGKREKDVTLAVARELARQVNATPGLKAYLTRDSDVFIPLPMRAQKARANKADIFISIHADAAENRSATGSSVYVLSTKGASSQRARWLADKENAADLVGGVRLQQTEGTLANVLLDLAQSGYMKASEDAAGHVLGGLKRIGNNHKPNLERANFAVLRTSDMPAMLVETAFISNPDEERRLIDPAYQRKVAGAVLDGVHTFFSRQPPPGTLYAARAQAEIDAAATMAGGSK; from the coding sequence ATGCGCCTGGGGAACCGTCTCATCGCCATCTGTGCCGCCGTCGGACTGGGTCTGACGAGCGTCTGCGCCTGGGCGGGCGAGGTCCGTCAGGTCCAGTTGAACACCGGGGCGACCGGCACGCGTGCGGAAATCGCTCTGGTCGGCAGCGGTGGCTACAAGACCCTGTCGCTGTCGTCGCCGAACCGTCTGGTGATCGATTTCCCCGATTCCAGCGCTGTGCACAACCTGAAGATGCCGGCCGCGCAGGGCGTGGTGACCGCCGTCCGCACCGGGCAGCCGGTGCCGGGCACGTTCCGTGTGGTGTTCGACCTGGCCGAATCGGTCGCGCCGTTCCGCCCGCAGATGCAGCGCGAAGGCAATGAATCCACGCTGGTGATCGAGTGGCCCGGTGATGGCCCGGCCACGGCTGCCAGCCGTCCCGCGCCTGCGGCCACCGCGCCGGCTGCACCTTCGGCAGCCAGCACGACGGCCGCACAGAGCGCCCAGTCGCACGGCGATGCCGCCCGCGCCACCGCACTGCTGACCGCACAGGTGCAGCAGCAGGCCAGCGCCAGTGCAGCCGCACCGGTTGCGCCGGCACCCGCCCCGACCGCAACCCCCGCCCAGGTGGCCGCTGCAGGCATCAGCGCCAGCAGCACGCCGTCGGCTTCTTCGCCGGCCGCCATTCTTGCCGGGCAGCCGACCCGCGCCGTGGTTGCCAGCGCACCGGCATCCCCGCCGGCCGCCGCCCCCGCCGCAGCGCCGCGACCGGCCATGCCCAGCGACGCCTCGCGCGTGCGCATGCAGCCGGGCATGCGCCACCTGGTGGTGGCGATCGATCCCGGCCATGGCGGCCAGGATCCAGGGGCGATCGGCCCAACCGGCAAGCGCGAGAAGGACGTCACCCTGGCGGTGGCGCGTGAGCTGGCGCGCCAGGTGAACGCCACGCCGGGGCTGAAGGCCTATCTGACCCGCGACAGCGACGTGTTCATTCCGCTGCCGATGCGCGCGCAGAAGGCGCGTGCGAACAAGGCTGACATCTTCATTTCGATCCACGCCGATGCGGCCGAGAACCGCTCGGCCACCGGTTCGTCGGTGTACGTGCTGTCCACCAAGGGCGCCTCCTCGCAGCGCGCGCGCTGGCTGGCCGACAAGGAAAACGCGGCCGACCTGGTCGGTGGCGTGCGCCTGCAGCAGACCGAGGGCACGCTGGCCAACGTGCTGCTGGACCTGGCGCAGAGCGGCTACATGAAGGCTTCCGAAGACGCGGCCGGCCATGTGCTGGGTGGCCTGAAGCGGATCGGCAACAACCACAAGCCGAACCTGGAACGCGCCAACTTCGCCGTGCTGCGCACCTCGGACATGCCCGCGATGCTGGTGGAAACAGCCTTCATCTCCAACCCGGACGAAGAGCGCCGCCTGATTGACCCGGCTTACCAGCGCAAGGTTGCCGGTGCGGTGCTGGACGGCGTGCACACCTTCTTCAGCCGGCAGCCGCCGCCGGGCACGCTGTACGCCGCCCGCGCCCAGGCCGAGATCGACGCTGCCGCCACCATGGCCGGCGGCAGCAAGTAA
- a CDS encoding NAD(P)H-hydrate dehydratase: MPDLSLLFDTAAARTLDERASALAGDGGWGLMSQAGLAAWQCLLQQWPDARQLCVVAGSGNNGGDGYVLATHALQSGRQVRLFVLPGKPPATALARQAAAAFASAGGQVETMDGALPACDLLVDALFGLGLDRAPDADARALIEAINAQEAPVFSLDVPSGVDADRGQVPGAAVRARMTLQFIANHRGLFTGDALDHVGQRRLAPLEVDDTAWEGVNASAQRWAADRLGRLLPPRRNNSHKGDSGHVLCVGGNHGSGGAVALAGEAALRSGAGLLSIGTRRDHVGPLLARLPEAMVHALEDGDALPDLLAKARVVAIGPGLGQDDWARALFARVLACGKPLVVDADALNLLARDPRALPDAILTPHPGEAARLLECTTAEIQADRYRCTQALAERYHAVVVLKGAGSIVAAPGRTPRLIAAGNPGMAVGGMGDLLTGIIASLRAQGLDAFDAAACGALLHALAGDAAALDGARGLLPTDLLAPLRRLANPERPQ, translated from the coding sequence ATGCCTGATCTCTCTCTTCTCTTCGATACCGCCGCCGCGCGCACGCTGGATGAGCGGGCATCGGCACTGGCCGGCGATGGCGGCTGGGGCCTGATGAGCCAGGCCGGCCTGGCCGCGTGGCAGTGCCTGCTGCAGCAGTGGCCTGACGCCCGGCAATTGTGCGTGGTGGCCGGCAGTGGCAACAACGGCGGCGACGGCTACGTGCTGGCGACCCACGCCCTGCAGTCAGGCCGTCAGGTGCGCCTGTTCGTGCTGCCAGGGAAGCCGCCGGCAACGGCGCTGGCGCGGCAGGCGGCTGCAGCGTTCGCCAGCGCAGGGGGCCAGGTGGAAACCATGGACGGTGCGCTTCCGGCCTGCGATCTGCTGGTGGATGCGTTGTTCGGGCTGGGCCTGGACCGTGCACCGGACGCGGATGCCCGCGCGCTGATCGAGGCGATCAATGCGCAGGAAGCCCCCGTGTTCTCGCTGGATGTACCCAGTGGCGTGGATGCCGATCGCGGCCAGGTGCCGGGTGCAGCGGTACGCGCGCGGATGACGCTGCAGTTCATCGCCAACCACCGGGGGCTGTTCACCGGTGACGCGTTGGATCATGTCGGGCAGCGCCGTCTTGCGCCGCTGGAAGTGGACGACACGGCCTGGGAGGGCGTGAACGCCAGCGCGCAGCGATGGGCCGCCGATCGCCTGGGCAGACTGCTGCCACCTCGCCGCAACAATAGCCACAAGGGGGATTCCGGCCACGTGCTGTGCGTGGGAGGCAACCACGGCAGCGGCGGGGCCGTCGCCCTGGCGGGCGAGGCGGCCCTGCGGTCCGGCGCCGGCCTGCTCAGCATCGGCACCCGCCGCGACCACGTCGGACCGCTGCTGGCGCGGCTGCCCGAGGCGATGGTGCATGCGCTGGAGGACGGTGATGCATTGCCGGACCTGCTTGCAAAAGCCCGTGTCGTGGCCATCGGCCCCGGCCTGGGCCAGGACGATTGGGCACGCGCCCTGTTCGCGCGCGTACTGGCCTGCGGCAAGCCGCTGGTGGTCGACGCCGATGCGCTGAACCTGCTGGCGCGTGACCCGCGCGCGCTGCCCGATGCCATCCTGACCCCGCATCCGGGCGAGGCCGCGCGGTTGCTGGAATGCACCACGGCCGAGATCCAGGCCGACCGCTATCGCTGTACACAGGCGCTGGCCGAGCGCTACCACGCGGTGGTGGTGCTGAAGGGCGCGGGCAGCATCGTGGCCGCCCCTGGCCGCACCCCGCGCCTGATCGCGGCCGGCAACCCCGGCATGGCGGTGGGCGGCATGGGCGACCTGCTGACCGGCATCATCGCCAGCCTGCGTGCGCAGGGCCTGGATGCCTTTGACGCGGCCGCGTGCGGTGCCCTCCTGCATGCGCTGGCCGGTGATGCCGCCGCGCTCGACGGCGCGCGCGGCCTGCTCCCTACTGATCTGCTGGCGCCCCTGCGGCGGCTGGCCAACCCGGAACGTCCGCAATGA
- the mutL gene encoding DNA mismatch repair endonuclease MutL has translation MTSAPHPRPIRPLPEILINQIAAGEVVERPASVVKELVENAIDAGASRVDIDLEEGGVRLIRIRDNGSGIAPEQLPLAVSRHATSKIADLDDLESVATLGFRGEALPSIASVSRFTLASRRAHDEHGSALQIEGGKIGEVTPRAHAPGTTVEVRELFYNVPARRKFLRAERTEMGHIEEWLRSLALARPDVELRVSHNGKASRRYKPGDLYSDARLAETLGEDFANQAVRVDHTGAGLRLHGWIAQPHYSRASADQQYLYVNGRSVRDRSVAHAVKMAYGDVLYHGRQPAYVLFLELDPTRVDVNVHPAKHEVRFRDSRLVHDFVYRTLKDALADTRAGVSAQDIGAGAAHPVDAGAAPMPSSAGASGFGLVRGAAPGSGGGGGGFSGWRPQQPLGLQVADAPAAYAALYAAPGAGERSSALPPIPSENGLPVTSADAGVPPLGYAIAQLHGIYILAENAEGLIVVDMHAAHERIGYERLKNAHDGIGLQSQPLLVPITLAVGEREADTAETEAETLAALGFEVTRAGPGALHVRSIPALLANAEPEGLLRDVLTDLREHGQSRRIASARDELLSTMACHGAVRANRRLTVPEMNALLRDMEITERSGQCNHGRPTWARFSLAEIDRWFLRGR, from the coding sequence ATGACGTCTGCTCCCCATCCGCGCCCGATCCGGCCGTTGCCGGAAATCCTGATCAACCAGATTGCCGCCGGTGAGGTGGTCGAACGCCCCGCGTCGGTGGTCAAGGAGCTGGTCGAGAACGCGATCGATGCCGGCGCCAGCCGCGTGGACATCGATCTGGAAGAGGGCGGCGTGCGGCTCATCCGCATCCGCGACAACGGCAGCGGCATCGCGCCCGAGCAGCTGCCCCTGGCGGTCTCGCGCCACGCCACCAGCAAGATCGCCGATCTCGATGACCTCGAATCGGTGGCCACCCTCGGCTTCCGCGGCGAAGCGCTGCCGTCCATTGCCTCGGTCAGTCGTTTCACCCTGGCCTCGCGCCGTGCGCACGACGAGCATGGTTCGGCGCTGCAGATCGAAGGCGGCAAGATCGGCGAAGTCACTCCGCGCGCGCATGCCCCCGGTACCACGGTGGAGGTGCGCGAGCTGTTCTACAACGTGCCGGCACGGCGCAAATTCCTGCGCGCCGAGCGCACGGAAATGGGCCATATCGAAGAATGGCTGCGCTCGCTTGCACTGGCCCGCCCCGATGTCGAGCTGCGTGTCTCGCACAACGGCAAGGCCTCGCGCCGCTACAAGCCCGGCGACCTCTATTCCGATGCGCGCCTTGCTGAAACGCTTGGCGAAGACTTCGCCAACCAGGCCGTGCGCGTGGACCACACCGGCGCCGGCCTGCGCCTGCACGGCTGGATCGCGCAGCCGCATTACTCGCGGGCCAGCGCTGACCAGCAGTATCTGTATGTCAACGGTCGTTCGGTGCGTGATCGCAGTGTCGCCCACGCGGTGAAGATGGCCTACGGCGATGTGCTGTACCACGGCCGCCAGCCGGCCTACGTGCTGTTCCTGGAACTGGACCCGACCCGGGTCGACGTCAATGTGCACCCCGCCAAGCATGAAGTGCGCTTCCGCGATTCACGCCTGGTCCACGACTTCGTCTACCGCACCTTGAAGGACGCGCTGGCCGATACCCGCGCCGGGGTGTCCGCGCAGGACATCGGTGCGGGTGCGGCACATCCGGTGGACGCCGGTGCTGCGCCGATGCCGTCCAGCGCGGGCGCATCGGGCTTCGGCCTGGTGCGCGGCGCGGCTCCCGGTTCGGGCGGCGGCGGCGGAGGTTTCTCCGGCTGGCGCCCGCAGCAGCCCTTGGGCCTGCAGGTGGCCGATGCGCCGGCTGCCTACGCGGCCCTATATGCCGCCCCCGGTGCTGGCGAGCGCAGCAGTGCGCTGCCGCCGATTCCGAGCGAGAACGGCCTGCCGGTGACCAGCGCCGATGCCGGCGTGCCGCCGCTGGGCTACGCGATTGCCCAGCTGCACGGCATCTACATCCTCGCCGAGAATGCCGAAGGCCTGATCGTGGTGGACATGCATGCCGCCCACGAACGCATCGGCTACGAACGCTTGAAGAACGCCCACGACGGCATCGGCCTGCAGTCGCAGCCGTTGCTGGTGCCCATCACCCTGGCGGTGGGCGAGCGCGAGGCCGATACCGCTGAAACCGAGGCGGAAACGCTGGCCGCGTTGGGCTTCGAGGTCACCCGCGCCGGCCCGGGCGCGCTGCATGTGCGCAGCATTCCGGCGCTGCTGGCCAACGCCGAGCCGGAAGGCCTGCTGCGCGACGTGTTGACCGACCTGCGCGAGCATGGCCAGAGCCGGCGCATCGCCAGTGCACGCGACGAGCTGCTGTCGACCATGGCCTGCCACGGCGCGGTGCGCGCCAACCGGCGCCTGACCGTGCCGGAGATGAATGCACTGCTGCGCGACATGGAAATCACCGAGCGTTCGGGCCAGTGCAACCATGGCCGGCCGACCTGGGCACGTTTTTCGCTGGCGGAGATCGACCGCTGGTTCCTGCGCGGCCGTTGA